The following proteins are encoded in a genomic region of Variovorax paradoxus:
- a CDS encoding packaged DNA stabilization protein encodes MPLQPTPLFGLGNFGKSRNVSSQKRTNLYAEIHQDGEKGSLTLYPTPGLTTFVNFGAYPSRGMWKKDDVLYVVNRFTLWKVTNDGTMTNIGTLLTSAGRVDITDNGTQIIIVDGTNGYVYNTSTLAFVQITDPDWPGADTVTFLNGYFIVQKPNSGRFYVSGLYDGLSTWTALDFATAESNPDNLIRVIADNGQILLLGPDTTEFWSDSGALDFPFARVGAAAIEWGLAARWSLCKFMDSIIFLRKNRLGAVQVCTLSGYNAVPVSNPEMDFIFNEYSAVSNATGFAYMVSGHPFYQINFPSANESWVYDGLSKEWHKAESAVGRHRAEIQQNFLEKSYVSDYENGKLYLFEDGVYTDDGQSIAREFISRHQSTGNYSFLSKLWLEMEGGVGLLTGQGSDPQLMMQYSKDGGHTWSNEVWVDIGKIGRYGTRAVFNRLGRGRDWVFKFRVTDPVKTVFIEAWGEFTR; translated from the coding sequence GTGCCTCTTCAGCCAACCCCCCTCTTCGGTCTTGGCAACTTCGGCAAGTCGCGCAATGTCTCGTCGCAAAAGCGCACGAATCTCTACGCCGAGATCCACCAGGACGGCGAGAAGGGCAGCCTGACGCTGTACCCGACGCCGGGCCTTACCACCTTCGTGAACTTCGGCGCGTACCCGAGCCGCGGCATGTGGAAGAAGGACGATGTCCTGTATGTCGTGAACCGCTTCACGCTGTGGAAGGTCACTAACGATGGAACGATGACCAATATTGGCACGTTGCTGACCTCGGCGGGCCGCGTGGACATCACCGACAACGGCACGCAGATCATCATCGTCGATGGCACGAACGGGTACGTCTACAACACCTCGACGTTGGCTTTCGTGCAGATCACCGACCCCGATTGGCCGGGCGCCGATACGGTCACGTTTCTGAACGGCTACTTCATCGTTCAAAAGCCGAACAGCGGGCGCTTCTATGTGTCCGGTCTATACGATGGCCTCAGCACCTGGACAGCGCTCGACTTCGCAACAGCCGAGTCCAACCCTGACAACCTGATCCGCGTCATTGCCGACAACGGGCAGATCCTGCTTCTCGGCCCTGACACGACCGAGTTCTGGAGCGATTCCGGCGCGCTCGACTTCCCGTTCGCCCGTGTAGGCGCCGCGGCTATCGAGTGGGGCCTTGCCGCGCGCTGGTCGCTGTGCAAGTTCATGGACTCAATCATCTTCCTGCGCAAAAACCGCCTGGGCGCAGTGCAGGTTTGCACCTTGTCCGGCTACAACGCAGTGCCCGTCTCAAACCCGGAAATGGATTTCATCTTCAACGAGTACTCGGCGGTGTCGAACGCTACCGGGTTTGCGTACATGGTGAGCGGGCATCCGTTCTACCAGATCAACTTCCCGTCAGCGAACGAATCGTGGGTCTATGACGGCCTCAGCAAGGAATGGCACAAAGCCGAGTCCGCGGTTGGCCGCCATCGCGCCGAGATCCAGCAAAACTTCCTTGAGAAGTCCTATGTCTCGGACTACGAGAACGGCAAGCTGTACCTCTTCGAGGACGGCGTCTACACCGATGATGGGCAGTCCATCGCGCGGGAGTTCATCTCTCGCCACCAGTCCACGGGCAACTATTCATTCCTCTCGAAGCTGTGGCTTGAGATGGAAGGTGGGGTAGGGCTGCTTACCGGCCAGGGCTCCGACCCGCAACTGATGATGCAGTACAGCAAAGACGGCGGGCACACCTGGTCGAACGAGGTCTGGGTAGACATCGGAAAGATTGGCCGCTACGGAACCCGCGCCGTTTTCAATCGCCTTGGCCGTGGCCGTGACTGGGTGTTCAAGTTCCGCGTCACCGATCCTGTGAAGACAGTATTTATTGAGGCTTGGGGGGAATTCACGCGATGA
- a CDS encoding P22 phage major capsid protein family protein, with translation MANAFLTPAQITRKSLQILHQKLNFIGSINRQYDDSFAKSGAKIGDSLKIRLPNEYTVRTGATLSAQDTTEQSTTLQVATQKGVDLNFTSVDLTLNLDDFSERIIEPAMAVLASTMEADALSMALDVYQAVNNVGAPLNFNKALTARKLLVDALTPGSDRTLLLNTQDNLDMVDALKGLFQDSSEIAKQYREGMVGRTAGFGTIYENTLLASQTTGTALSATTYTVNGAITVNGTAAVTVAVGATTFKKGDVFTVAGCNRVHPETKADTGVLQQFVVAADYAGGAGSLTFAPAIYTTTGRQNVTAGGMPNGAAIVKVGGAAAVYKPSLAFHKNAFSFASADLEMPKGVDFSAREVYDGLSMRIVRQYDIVNDKFPCRLDVLYGYKTIRPQLAVRILSN, from the coding sequence ATGGCCAACGCATTCCTCACCCCCGCGCAGATCACGCGCAAATCGTTGCAGATCCTGCATCAGAAGCTGAACTTCATCGGCTCGATCAACCGCCAGTACGACGACTCGTTCGCCAAGTCCGGCGCCAAGATCGGCGATTCGCTGAAGATCCGCCTGCCGAACGAATACACCGTTCGCACTGGCGCAACCCTGTCAGCGCAGGACACCACGGAACAGAGCACGACCCTGCAAGTCGCGACCCAAAAGGGCGTTGACTTGAACTTCACTTCGGTCGATCTGACCCTGAACCTCGACGACTTCTCGGAACGTATCATCGAGCCTGCAATGGCCGTTCTGGCTTCCACCATGGAAGCCGACGCGCTGTCGATGGCGCTCGACGTGTACCAGGCGGTGAACAACGTTGGCGCTCCGTTGAACTTCAACAAGGCGCTCACCGCGCGCAAGTTGCTGGTCGATGCGCTCACCCCTGGCTCGGATCGCACGCTGCTGCTGAACACCCAGGACAACCTGGACATGGTTGACGCTCTGAAGGGTCTGTTCCAAGACTCGTCCGAGATCGCCAAGCAGTACCGCGAAGGCATGGTTGGCCGCACGGCTGGTTTCGGCACCATCTACGAGAACACGCTGCTTGCCTCGCAGACGACCGGTACGGCGCTCTCCGCCACGACCTACACGGTGAACGGCGCGATCACGGTGAACGGCACCGCCGCTGTGACCGTCGCAGTGGGCGCAACGACCTTCAAGAAGGGCGATGTGTTCACGGTGGCTGGTTGCAACCGCGTGCACCCGGAGACGAAGGCCGACACGGGGGTGCTGCAGCAGTTCGTCGTTGCAGCCGACTATGCCGGTGGCGCCGGTTCGCTGACGTTCGCGCCCGCGATCTACACCACGACCGGTCGTCAGAACGTCACTGCAGGCGGTATGCCCAACGGTGCGGCCATCGTGAAGGTTGGCGGAGCTGCGGCTGTCTACAAGCCGTCGCTGGCATTCCATAAGAATGCCTTCTCCTTCGCTTCTGCCGACCTCGAAATGCCCAAGGGCGTGGACTTCTCGGCTCGCGAGGTCTACGACGGCCTGTCCATGCGGATCGTTCGTCAGTACGACATCGTGAACGACAAGTTCCCGTGCCGTCTGGACGTGCTGTATGGCTACAAGACGATCCGTCCTCAGCTCGCCGTTCGCATCCTGAGCAACTAA